Within the Catalinimonas niigatensis genome, the region TGATTAAGGTTTTGGAGCTTGTCTGCCTGAGCCGACATTTCTTCTTTTTGTCGGTGGATTTCATTATTTTTTAATTGTAACAACTTGTTGGCTTCGGATTTACGGTGCCGTCCCTGGTACAATACAAATGCCAGAACGGCAATGATAACTACTAAAAAAGAGAGCACATAGATATAGGCTTGTTGTCTACGACTCATTTTTTTCTCAATCTCTTTCTCTTTTGTTAGTAAGATAATTTCTTTCTGTTGCTGTTCAAAATCCAAAAAATCCAATCTCTCCTGAATGTCTTCACTTTGGATACTATCTCTGTAGCTGTTATATAAACCCAGGAAATGATATGCCTTATTAAAATCATTTTTTTTGGCGTATACATGAGAAAGAGTTTCATAACAGATAGAAATAAGCTCTTTGACTTGAGTTGCCTCAGCTTTTTTTGCTGCTTCTATTGCCAAAATTTGTGCATCTTCAATTTTGCCTTGCCATAATTTAATCTCTGCCAGCATCTGTCTGCCTCTGATGATTGTTCTTTCATCTTTAAATTGCTGAGCAGCAACCAGGCTTTGATCTACATAAATTTCGGCCTGCACATAATCTTTTTGCCTAAAAAAAACATCAGAGTGATTGAAAGTCAAGATGGGAAGTATGTTTGGACGGTTTTCTGAGGCTATGGGGTAAGCCAGGTTGAAATAATAAGTAGCAGAATCATATTGCCCCATTTCCAGAAAACACTTGCCAAGATTATTATAGGTAACAGCTACACGTTCCCAATTATTAAGTTTAAAAAATAAAGGCAAAGCCTCACGATAATAGGAAAGTGCTGCTTGATGATTGCCGGCAGCACGATAAATAAGTCCCATGCTACCAATGTTTTTTGCGGTCAGGTCTGCATCTCCACTCTCTTTGGCAGCTTCTTTGGATTGGATAAAGTATGAAAGGCCTTCCCTTAAGTTTCCTTTGGCCCAGTGGGCATTTCCCAAACTATTGAGCGCTAGAATGTGCCCTTTGATAAAATTTAACTTCTTAGAAAGACTGTCAGCCTGCATAGCATAGTATACCGCTGTGTCAGGCCGGGTGTAAATCAGCTTATTGGCAAGGTCATAAAGTAAGAAAATCTTGCTGGAGTCTTCTTTGGCTTCTGAAAGTTTAACTTTTAAGCTTTGAACAGTGGAGGGTTGAGCATGGAGAAATGTCATGCTAAAGAGCATAGAAAGCAAGCATAAAGGCAACTTTGACCAAAAACGATATGGGGGTTTAAGATACATGAAGATAAACTTGGGTCATCCTTAACATGAGATGGTATAGCGTGCTGAATAAAGTAAGTATGGATATTGCCTTTTTCTCCCAGATGCACTACTCACCAAAAATACATAAAAGTATAGATGATGTAATTTCTATCCTGGGCAATTATGCATAACTGATGCCTGAGACATGTAATGATCATTCATAAAGTCAAAAATCGGTATACATGCTTAGCGTGTTAGTTATTAAGGTAAATTGTATTTCTAAAAAAAATTACATTTTTCGCTGTTAAATATTGTCTTTTTTTTAGTAAACATTTGGTTGAAACAGTATAATCTGCTTAAGGTTGCTTTGTAATATTTCCGCTGCTTTTATAGCCTTTATCCTTAATAAATACTTATGCAAAAATACTTGATATGGCTTTTTATAGCTGATACTAGGGTGTTTAAAAATTAGATCTGGATATATAAGTAAATCATAAGCCTAATACTAAGCAAGAAGTCTGCTTCGTTCTTGAATGAAATAAGTAGGCGAACTGTGCCACTGCTGTGTAAAAAGGTGTTGAATAAAAACTAAACCAGTTATGAAAAAGTATGCGAATAGCTCGCTGTTATGTCTGGCTATGCTCTCCCTCGTCGCGTGCGACAAAAATGAAGATGTACCCAATCTTCGTAGTGATTTCCAACTTTACATTGACTTCTGGAACCCTGATGGTAGCCATCCTGAAATCAGTTTTGACGAGACCAATACCTCCGATGCCATCAGGATTGACTTTGACAAAACCTTTGGTGGCTCTGCTGTAGGTAATTCCTTTACCGAAGTTGTCATTGACAACTTCAGGATCATTGACAATACCAATGTCAATTACGAAATCTCAAATATACGGGCCTATGAGTATCGTGATGAACTCAACGACTGGAAAGAAGATGTGGAGTTTAGAATGGAATATGAAACCATTGAAGATATGGCAGTAGTGTTAGTACTAGACAGGAGTGAGTCGTTGGGAGAAGATTTTGAGACAATTAAACAGTATGCTACCAACTTTGTGACCCAGATATTCGCAGAGACAGATCAGCTTCAGGTGGGAGTGGTGGATTTTGCCGATGAAGTCAATATGATTCCACTGACGTCCAATGCCGGTCAAGTGACGGATTACATTGAGAATCTGGAACAAGGACGGTTTACTACCCTCTATGAGGCAGTCAATAGAGGCGTAAATGCTTTGCAGGAAGTAGAAGCAGAGGCCAAGGCTATCATTATTTTTACGGATGGTACCGATAATAATTCTAATCCTGAATATAGTCCTCAGTATTTAATGGAAAAGATCAAAAACGATGACAGCAAATCAAAAATCATCAGTTTTACCATCGGCCTGGAAGGAAAAGGAGGGGTGGACAGAAGTGTTTTAAATACCCTAACCGTAAACGGTGGCGTCGCAACTTTTCCTAAGTCTGTGAATGAGTTGCAGGGCGTATTTGAAAACTTTTCCAGTGGTATTGCCAATGTATACAACCTGACATATACGCGTAACCGACAACCCATTCCTGAAAATACCCCCGTAAAGCTCCGCTTTAGCATTCAGACACGCCGAAAGTAAAAGGTGGATCATAATTTATATATAGCGTGATCTTTATTCCTAAAACAAAAACCCGGTATATTATACCGGGTTTTTGTTTTAGTTAAATGTACCTAAAAGCTCATTTGTATGCCTATTTCTTTGTTATAACGAAAAATATAAGTAGCTTCTGATGGAAAAATAATATTGTAAAGCTTAATATATTGGTAACATCTGATCGGGGTATATTCCTTGGCACTTGTGTAATTTTATAACGTCTAATACTTTCTTTGATTAGAAACTCGAATGTCAGTTATCTATGCTTAAAGCCTTGCCAAATGATCAGTTTGATGTTTTAGCCTGGAATCAGATGAAATCAGGGTCTGAAAAGGCATTTGAGCAGTTGTACGATAAATTCTTTCCACTGCTTTTCCGCTATGGATTACAGTTTTGCCCCGCGAGAGATACCCTCAAAGATTGTTTACAGGATTTTTTTGTAGACTTGTTTGTACGTCGTTCTTCCCTGAACGAGGTAAAACATGTTAAAAACTATCTTTACACAGCTTTTCGCCATCGTCTCATTCGGCATCTTTCGGGCAGGCAGTTGCTGCTGGAGCCACTATCGCTTAGCTATCATTTTGAAGTTACTTTCTCTCACGAGCATGCGCTCATCCATGAACAATTGGATGAGCTTAAGCAGCGTAAGTTGGTCAATGCATTTAAAAATCTAAGCAGCCGACAGAAGGAAGCTGTTTTTTTGCGTTTTTATGAAAACATGGGCTACGAAGAGATTGCCGGGATCATGAAAATGAAAAAAGTAAAGTATGCCCGCACCTTAGTATATCGCGCCATTGGTGTACTTAGAGAATGTATCAAAGATCTGGATGGAAGCCTCACCCTGTATTCTATGCTCCCTCTGCTGTTGTTATGTCGCTTTCCTCACAGTTCCCGATAAGTTTCTGATTATTTTTAAAAAATAAATAAAATTTGCTGAGGGTATTGGTGCGTAAGCTGTCTCCTTATAGTATAAGCACTACTATACAACAGCCTTATGGACTATAATCACTATGATGTAGATGACTTTGTGGCAGACGCTTTTTTCACCCGTTGGGTAAAGCAGCCCAATGAAGAAACGAATATTTTTTGGGAGAAATGGCTGGAAGAAAGGCCCGAAAAAGCTGATACTATTGTGCAGGCAAAAAGTATTGTAGCTTTTCTGAATTTTTCAGTGGAGCAAGCCAGCCCGGATGAGCAGCATGATGTAAAAGCGAAGGTAATGCGGCAGATCAGGTCAAATCACCATCCTGTGGGAAATCCTTTCTTTTTAAAACGTTATCTCTCTGCCGCTGCCGCGGTGTCCCTGCTCTTGGTAGGGGTATATTTCGTTTGGCAGTTTGCCCTTGCTCAGCCTTATCATCAATATGCTACCCACTTTGGTGAACAACAGGAAATTATTCTGCCTGATAGCACGCTGGTAAAACTAAATGCTAATTCCAGTCTGAAATTCAAAAAAGACTGGTCAGAAGATCTTGTAAGAGAAGTATGGTTGGAGGGAGAGGGATTTTTTGAGGTCGTAAAAAAGCCGGATGCAGCAGACGGACGCTTCATCGTACACACTCATGAGCTGGATGTAGAAGTATTGGGTACAACCTTTAATGTACAGGCCAGGAATGGGGAAACCCAGGTGGTTTTGAATACAGGTAAGGTGAAGCTTCATCAGACGGATCAAACTAAGGATAAGCAGGAGATATTCCTTGAACCCGGAGAAATGGCTACGCTCAGCCAGGATCAACTGGTCAAAACGCAGGTGAACCCCCAAATTTATTCATCATGGAAGGATAATCGACTCTTCTTTGAAAATGAAAGTATCCGGAAAATTGCGCAGCGCCTCAAAGACATGTATGGCTATGAAATAAAGGTAGACCAGCAGGAGTGGCTTGACCTGAAGTTTACCGGCTCCTGTCCGGCAGATGATATTTCCATTTTGCTCATGGCCATCTCTGAAAGCTTTGACTTAAAAGTGACACTCAATGATCAACAAATACACATACAACAACATGAACAACCTTAGCATTACCTCACACAAAAACGATATCAATCCTAAACAAATGCAAGTATGAAACTATTCTATCTACCCACTTCCCTTCGTTGGCTTATATTGCTGGGGGCTTTACATCTCTCCTTGCATCTACAAGGCCAAAGCTTTACCAGTCTGGGGCTGACCGCTGATGCAAGTGTGCAACAGGAGGGATCATCCAAAAAAGTTGCACTGAAAAAAGCATTGAATAAAATTGCTGAGGCACATGATATCAGTCTGAATTACAGTGAACGGCAAATATCCCAGCATAAAGTAGAGAGCAGCCTCCTACAAAATGAATATGCGAACCCCGAAGCCGCCCTGGCAAGACTGCTTGACGGGTCGGGGCTGGAATACAAAAAAATTGGTGACATAGACTATGTGATACGCCCCATAGCCAAACCGCCGGTTTCCATTCCTACCAGGCCCAGCAGTGAAAACTTCATGGCTTTTGAAGGGAGAGCAAGTTCCCTTAGTTTGTTGAGCAGGCCCATGTTCATCAACATACGGGGCCAGGTGACAGGGGAGGAAGGTGAAGGCTTGCCAGGGGTCAATGTGCTGGAGAAAGGAACCACCAACGGAACCATCACCGATATCAGTGGTAATTTTAGCCTGAATGTGGCCGGGAGTTCCTCAGTGCTGGTGTTTAGCTCTATAGGCTATCAGACACAGGAAGTAGCGGTAGGCGATCAGCAAACTTTCAATGTTACATTGCAAACTGATGTACGTTCACTGAATGAAGTTGTAGTGACAGCATTAGGCATAGAACGCGAGGAGCGCTCTTTGGGCTATGATGTAGCCAATGTAGAAGGCGAACAGTTGCGGCAGGTATCACAGGAAAACGTACTCAGCTCATTGGCAGGTAGAGTACCCGGCGTTACAATCAACCAGACCAGCGGTCCAGGTTCTTCTATGAGCGTGATTATTCGCGGAGCAACTTCCCTTACTACTGACAACCAACCTCTGTTTGTAGTGGATGGGGTGCCAATGTCTAACAGCCTGAATAATGTTACTCAAAATGGAGATGGTAATCAGGTGGATTATGGCAACGCCATTTCGGATATCAATCCTGATGATATTGAAAGTGTTAACGTGTTGAAAGGACCCAGTGCTGCCGCTTTGTATGGTACCCGTGCCGGTAATGGGGTAATCATCATTACTACTAAATCAGGTAAAAAGAACAAACAACTGGGTGTTTCTTTCTCTACCTCCAATGTGTTTGAAAGACCCACCCGACTTTTGGATTTTCACTACAAATATGCCAATGGCCAACGCAATGGCGTGTTCAATGAAGGTTCTGCTTACTGGGGTGGACCCAATCTGGATGAAGGAATCACCGCTGTACAGTGGAATAGCCCGCTGGATGAAAACGGCAATCCTATTCCTACCGAACTGAGGTCTTATCCTAATGCGATGAAGGATTTCTTACAGACAGGAATTACTTCCAACAATAATGTAGCAGTAAGTGGTGGAAATGAGAAAGGAAGCTTTAGAGTCTCTTATTCTAATATGCTGCACGAAGGTATGATCCCTAATTCTGATCTTTTTAGGAATAACCTGTCTACTGCTGTGGATTTCAATATTACCGATAAGCTTACCTTCAGCTCCAATGTGAATGTGGGCCGTACCCATGCCAACGACCGCCCCAGCACCGGTGACAGAAGAGCCAATCCTCTGGAAGCAGTATATAATTCCTCTTATGTAGACTACAACCAGATGAAAGATATCTGGGTAGAGGGGCAGGAGGGAATTCAGCAGATCAGAACCGATGTGGGAGATAATCCCTACTTTATCGCCTATGGTATTGAAAACGCTTTTGTAAGAGACAGGATTTATGGAAACCTATCTTTAAAATATGATTTTACAGATAAAATCTCATTGCAGGGTCGTTACTCATTGGACAGGGTAAATGAGAACCGGGAAACCAAAATCCCCTTCAGTTACAGTAGAATGGCAAGGGGTGGT harbors:
- a CDS encoding RNA polymerase sigma factor, whose protein sequence is MKSGSEKAFEQLYDKFFPLLFRYGLQFCPARDTLKDCLQDFFVDLFVRRSSLNEVKHVKNYLYTAFRHRLIRHLSGRQLLLEPLSLSYHFEVTFSHEHALIHEQLDELKQRKLVNAFKNLSSRQKEAVFLRFYENMGYEEIAGIMKMKKVKYARTLVYRAIGVLRECIKDLDGSLTLYSMLPLLLLCRFPHSSR
- a CDS encoding SusC/RagA family TonB-linked outer membrane protein; translation: MKLFYLPTSLRWLILLGALHLSLHLQGQSFTSLGLTADASVQQEGSSKKVALKKALNKIAEAHDISLNYSERQISQHKVESSLLQNEYANPEAALARLLDGSGLEYKKIGDIDYVIRPIAKPPVSIPTRPSSENFMAFEGRASSLSLLSRPMFINIRGQVTGEEGEGLPGVNVLEKGTTNGTITDISGNFSLNVAGSSSVLVFSSIGYQTQEVAVGDQQTFNVTLQTDVRSLNEVVVTALGIEREERSLGYDVANVEGEQLRQVSQENVLSSLAGRVPGVTINQTSGPGSSMSVIIRGATSLTTDNQPLFVVDGVPMSNSLNNVTQNGDGNQVDYGNAISDINPDDIESVNVLKGPSAAALYGTRAGNGVIIITTKSGKKNKQLGVSFSTSNVFERPTRLLDFHYKYANGQRNGVFNEGSAYWGGPNLDEGITAVQWNSPLDENGNPIPTELRSYPNAMKDFLQTGITSNNNVAVSGGNEKGSFRVSYSNMLHEGMIPNSDLFRNNLSTAVDFNITDKLTFSSNVNVGRTHANDRPSTGDRRANPLEAVYNSSYVDYNQMKDIWVEGQEGIQQIRTDVGDNPYFIAYGIENAFVRDRIYGNLSLKYDFTDKISLQGRYSLDRVNENRETKIPFSYSRMARGGYFLDDISSQESNTDILASYNTDAGFIDINFSVGGNIMHRNYFSSSVGSGGNRNNGLVIPGVFNVGNIPLDNISVGSNINEKAIYSLYALASLGFKDQLYLDITGRNDWSSTLPESNRSYFYPSASLSWLANYTFDMPEAVSMLKLRAGWAQVGNDTDPYRLEPSLSTGNYNTVTTVSVPAGLLNPNLLPEQSTSIEGGIDLNMFENKLRFSGTYYTIDNENQIFAINLPQSSGYSSKFINAGLIRSKGWELTLGATPIQSNGWTWNMDVNWSKNTTTVEELTDNLEFITLWGENGGGAITNVGEEIGNLYSRGYAYVQDESSPYYRWPILTENGEWIELSGRETMRKVGNFNPDFIMGMQTSLNFKRFTLAASFDWRQGGEFMSFTYRYGESDWKSQRQIDNLIPGGLYSADELIALLKSDPEKYIIPVAGNYPRVGGHTAETGGFPVDADGNDGAFAPGVIQISGADTPDDFSDDEYRENLGGAGTNVYPITNTYAWGFNEQITFDASFIKIRELSLAYQLPNIGGISNASIALYTRNIMLWTAADIGIDPERAFMANSDTQGDTRSQFRQGMERQNVMPWSIPFGFKLNFNF
- a CDS encoding tetratricopeptide repeat-containing sensor histidine kinase, which encodes MTFLHAQPSTVQSLKVKLSEAKEDSSKIFLLYDLANKLIYTRPDTAVYYAMQADSLSKKLNFIKGHILALNSLGNAHWAKGNLREGLSYFIQSKEAAKESGDADLTAKNIGSMGLIYRAAGNHQAALSYYREALPLFFKLNNWERVAVTYNNLGKCFLEMGQYDSATYYFNLAYPIASENRPNILPILTFNHSDVFFRQKDYVQAEIYVDQSLVAAQQFKDERTIIRGRQMLAEIKLWQGKIEDAQILAIEAAKKAEATQVKELISICYETLSHVYAKKNDFNKAYHFLGLYNSYRDSIQSEDIQERLDFLDFEQQQKEIILLTKEKEIEKKMSRRQQAYIYVLSFLVVIIAVLAFVLYQGRHRKSEANKLLQLKNNEIHRQKEEMSAQADKLQNLNQLKNKLFSIISHDLRSPLNTLSGSLYLVQNELIDHKDFKAFLPELIKNVSFTTTLLDNLLHWAKNQLEGTEINPEKVNLKKLAHLKTELLQNQADHKNIRLINEIQHEIYVFADEIMIQIVLQNLLSNAIKFCRSGDQVTLSWEHQEKYVNICVRDTGMGMDQEKQEKLFNSTSFSTRGTANEKGTGLGLLLCKDFVEKNGGKIWVESTLGQGSIFCFSLELYHQQTDPQPLNDQR
- a CDS encoding FecR family protein, which encodes MDYNHYDVDDFVADAFFTRWVKQPNEETNIFWEKWLEERPEKADTIVQAKSIVAFLNFSVEQASPDEQHDVKAKVMRQIRSNHHPVGNPFFLKRYLSAAAAVSLLLVGVYFVWQFALAQPYHQYATHFGEQQEIILPDSTLVKLNANSSLKFKKDWSEDLVREVWLEGEGFFEVVKKPDAADGRFIVHTHELDVEVLGTTFNVQARNGETQVVLNTGKVKLHQTDQTKDKQEIFLEPGEMATLSQDQLVKTQVNPQIYSSWKDNRLFFENESIRKIAQRLKDMYGYEIKVDQQEWLDLKFTGSCPADDISILLMAISESFDLKVTLNDQQIHIQQHEQP
- a CDS encoding vWA domain-containing protein; the encoded protein is MKKYANSSLLCLAMLSLVACDKNEDVPNLRSDFQLYIDFWNPDGSHPEISFDETNTSDAIRIDFDKTFGGSAVGNSFTEVVIDNFRIIDNTNVNYEISNIRAYEYRDELNDWKEDVEFRMEYETIEDMAVVLVLDRSESLGEDFETIKQYATNFVTQIFAETDQLQVGVVDFADEVNMIPLTSNAGQVTDYIENLEQGRFTTLYEAVNRGVNALQEVEAEAKAIIIFTDGTDNNSNPEYSPQYLMEKIKNDDSKSKIISFTIGLEGKGGVDRSVLNTLTVNGGVATFPKSVNELQGVFENFSSGIANVYNLTYTRNRQPIPENTPVKLRFSIQTRRK